AAGGCCCACTTCGTTCTGTATCAAAATTCAAACACAGGTAACACTATAACATTAGTATTGAAATCTCTTCATTAATATATTGAGTGCCACATCAATAATTATAAGCACTAATCTGTTCATATCGCTTTAAAAGGAAAAGTAGATCCACCGTGAGAAGAGACAGACAATGGGAAAAGGACAGGGATTCGTTGGATTTGGACAGACACGTACATGTTCGGAGACCGGACAAACTACAACCCTCGAGAAATCGTTCATCACCTCGACCAAGACGATCATCACCTAGGTCCTCACACGACCGTTTCAGACGTGCATCTAGATCGCGATCAAGATCCTGGTCGAAATCGAGATCTCGATCCAGGTCAAGGTCCAGGTCCAGATCTCGATCACGTTCCCGATCAACGTCCAGGTCACGATCCATGTTACGATCGAGATCCAGGTCCAGGTCGGGATCACGATCGAGGACGAGGTCCACCTCGAGATCTGGAATGAGGAGTCCTGATCATTCGAGGATGACTGAACGATTACGGTCTTCCAGGTGAACAAtgcatgaatttattttattatcaagtACTCGGTTTAGATTGtcgataaacaattttaatgtgGATTCAGATCACCCTCTGTGGGACGAGGTAGAATCAGCGAAACTTCGAGGGAAAGGAAGGATGAACACGACAGTATGAAACTAGATAGTTGCGGTGAAAGAGGTAGACGCATCGAGACAATCGTGCAGTCTGGGTTACCTAGGGACTCGACTGTGTTAGACTCAGATCTGCACCTCGGTGACAATATGGAGTCGGTTGCCTCGAGTTTCCAATATTCCAACGAGACCGAAGTTGGAAACGAGTATTATTATACTGAGAATAATTTGACTTATCCTCCGTGTATCGATGACTCGACTACGAGTTCACCGAAACGTTTGTCTCTCGACGATAGGTAATTCTAATTCTAATTCGTGTTTATTAATCTGATCCTAACTACCCTTCCTTTCCACGGTTTCCTGAACCGTCTTGTAGTGGCTATACATTTGGGCACAACGTAGgctaaacttgacaattttttaatcatcaaacatttatatttacaaatttctttgtttctgaagtatcaaatatccaggatctccaaatccttagatcctgaaatttctaaaccctcaaatataaagatatctctaaatcccaaagttcccaaatctgaagtatatatatatattttattaggaCACTCTGCATGTACTacatttgtcattaaatttgcTATTTGTTTATTGTAGGTTGGAGCTCGAGTTAGGAATCAAGAAGCAACAAGATAATGCAGGAGTGTCGAGTGAGTATGGAGATAACTTCAATTCCAACGTATGCTACCCATCACCAACACAACAACAACAGATGCTCTATCGCCAACAACCTACTGTTCTACAAGTATGTTCATTGCAAATCACGTAGGAAAATCCAGTATGACAAGGAACTCCAAAAAATCTATTTAATTCTACAACTTTAAGCTTAACCAGTATAATGAAAACGCTAAATATTCTACAGGTAGGTAACGTGTTACAAGTGGTGCCTGCAGACTTCAACGGTGTTCCAGCAGCGCGTAGAGAACCGGCTAGTGCCCCGGCAACTCCAGTTGTGCGAGGTTCTAGCCAAGTAGTGCGCGTAGGTAATGTTCTTCAAGTTGTACCAACGTCGTTGGACTGGAGCGGTGGACAGTCGTCGACGGTTGATCAGTCAGGAGGAATGATGTACTCCGCGACAGTCCCTCAACCTTCTCCAGTTCCTTCAGTCCCTATATCCGTACCTGTTCCAGTTCCTGTCCCCATGCCTGTGCCAGCAGTACCACCCGCAATGTCTTCGTCCACTCCTGTTGCTACTTTGTCTCCTGTCCCATTACCTCTTTCCGTACCTGTACCAGTACCTGGTCCGGTGTCCCTTCCAGTAGCACAGACGACGTTCCCGAGGACGGAAGTTACGCCACAAAGTAAGCAATTAGATAGTTCATATTATGTACATCACTGATATAACTCATGGCAATGTAACACGAGACTATTATAATAGTTTACAATgatagtttaaaaataattattgtacagaAATACCAGCTCAACCGGTGTACAATTATGAAGCCATCCTGGAGACGCGTCGAAAGGAGCGAGAAGAACGGAAGCGACTACGTGAAATTAAACGAAAGGAGAAAGAACGTAGACGGATAGAACGAATAAACCGACGGGCCCTACGATTGTTAGAGAAGAACAACATGCGTCAGACAGAAAACACGAGTCAACAGCAAACTTCAGGTTTAGATCCGTCTGTTCTGAAAGCGTTGAGGGAAACTGAAGAGCAAGTTGACGCGGGAGAGCAGTCTTCTTCGACGGTTAccgagaaagaagaagaaacaccGATCGCAGTCCCTATTTCTGTTTCTACGGAAGAAGGAGCAGCAGGTGATGACgacgaggaggaagaagaagaggaagaggcagAAGTAGAAGATGACGAAGAAGATGAAGAGGAAGTAGAGGAAGATGAAGAAGAGGATGAGGAGGATGAAGAGAAGTCTTCGTTGCGAGTAAATAGTCGGCGGAGTGAAGTCGACGACATTGCTGGCACCagtataattgaaataaacaagGTTCAAGTTGAAATAGAGTCTAAAGAGTGGTTAGAGTTACCACCGGCACCTATAAAGGGAATCTTAGTTGCGTCAGGTTTCAGGTATATACTTTGTGCTTTCATAAACTATTCTTTCACATATTATCACTTAAACGAGGTGTATtgggatatttaaaaatttaggtatATGAggacatatttatatttcatggtacaaataattatttaatatttcagaagAAGCTCCATCGCCAACGGCAATCTGGACGACACTTCTACTCCCGAAAACGAAAGCGACGACAATACGGACAAAGAGGGTACAGAAGTAGACAAAGTCAGTGAATCTAATAAAAACGAAGTCGGTGAAAATAAGTCTAAATCGAAAGGTCAAGCCaaaacaaaatcaaaatcaacGAAATCTAGTAAGTGGAAACAGAGAAATAAAAAGTCTGTACAATTCGCGGACGGAATCAAACCTGGAGAAGGTACTAGTCCTAGTGGTGGCGAAGGAGACATGCCTTCCCCTCCACCTCCTTCGTCGACAGTTACTCGCGTTGGTATTCGTGATATTCGAAGACCAAGTTCTAGGAAAAGCAGGAAACAGGAGAAACGGACACGACCTCCTAAAGCAAAGAAAAAAGTGAAGGTCGATTATCTTCCGATATGAAATCATCGACGTATGATTTTTAAAGTCTAACGAGTTGTTATTTTATAGGTGaagattataaaattgaagaaacctCGTGTGACACCACTGACTGCTATGATGATGGACGACTCGGACGAATTAGACGACCGTTCtccaccaccaccgccacctGGTTCTCCTCCGCCTCCACATCTTTGGCCAAGCTATCTTTCTGCTTACAATTCTACTGCTCGTACCAGTGAAGCTCAATCAGCGACGCCTACAAATTCTAATACCGTTCAAGCTCCACCACCACCTACGCCACTGCCTCTTTTAGTTCCTCCACCCCCTCTGAACTATACCATACAACCCTGCAGCAAGGCGTAAAGTGGTTCTTGTTTTGTATTTTAGATCAGTGATGGGCCATTACAATTATATACGACGTGCACTCATGGACACTGATGAGTGTAAAGTAGACTCTATATTGCCATAGATAGGACCGTAGCAATAGACAATTCTTGGAATTGGATATGTCGACAGAGATCCTTGCAGTGCTTGAGtttaaaaatcttttaaatGTTTGCATACCTCATCCCTGCCCGCTCCGTGCACGCCTGTGCCCATCTACGGACACTTAACCCGTCCATCactgttttaaataaatcattCTACGCTATTGTGTAGAATCTTAGATTAAGTTTATCAAGTGAACAATAAGCGACCATTTATTTCTCTGTTGAGAAAGGAAACTCGTAAACAACGTAATGCGTAAAGGCTTCATAGATTTCAGAAAACACGAAATCATTGAAACCTCACATGGTGGGACTTTAGGAAAAgtaatgtattattttgttaGCGACAAATCATTGACTGTTTGCTCTTTTTGTAAATAGCTTTATTCTTCCCGACACGATCATTGTCGCTGTCGAAATGGGAAAAGAGTTCGTGTATACAAATGTTCCATTGCATCCATGTCTCGACAAATTCGCGTtgcgtttatatatttttcgatacaaagaaagaaaaaagaaagacaCGAAGAGAGATCAGATACAATGGAAAATTGTAACGCATGACACGAATGTAATTTATAGGGACTTGAGAACTCGAAGATCAAGTTGTTAATAGCGATTACATTGTTGAAGATGTAAGGTATTCATAAAAGGTGAATTTatcatttgtatattttacttTTGTAGTTCAATGTAATCGATACCGATTGTCTTCAATTAAGACATAGTTTAAGATGGGTCTTGATGCAATTTTTCTCTCTGacgtttaattttttaattactcaaGCTCATTTACGAAAACGAAGGTTGTACATACTCGGGTATAGATGTGATTAgaacaaaatttcataataatcgATGATGAAAAACAAggcaaataataaatatgaagatGAAGCTGAGCTTGATCAACTATTCtctcaaaattattatactcgttGTACATAATCTCGATCGATCATTGTTTATTCATATATCATTTCTTTTTACTCCGCGGATACCTGTCCTTTAAAACGATATTTCTCGTTTTCAACGAGGAACGTTAAACTGCCCATGCTATCTGAATTCCCATAACATTTTGAAAGATAccaatttataacaaataaaacaTGATTCTTTTAATAAAGCTCGTGTTTCATTTTAATCCACGTAACACGTCATCAACAATATAATAAGAAGAGTTCATTCAGTGGAGATAAGAGTTGTTTTTATCAACATAAAAGTATTGTTCTGTAGTGTAGTTATTCTTGAAGATTAACAGCCAGAAGTGTTATATCACTCTTTTATTTACTTTACTCAATTGCAAACGGTTTGTCAATTGTAGAAGCAGAAAAATGAAAGTGGCAATTGTTGGAGGTGGAATAATTGGTTTGACAACAGCGTTACAACTACAGGATGAATTACGTAACGCTGAAGTTACAGTTTTTGCTTCTGATTTCGATAACAATGTCAGCCATGTGGCTGCTGGATTGTTCAGAATTGGTTCTTCGTACTCTGGACCGACTGAAAAGATAACGAAGTATCTAGATAACATTCTTcgtctaattttaattaaacgtttGCATTCAAATAAACTTCGTTTTTAGAGAATGGATACGAAATTCGTATGAGTATTATGATGACATCAGAAAGAGTCATGAGGCTTCACTTGCTGGTGTAACCGCTATTTCTGGTTACATGTTTGCTAATTCCTCGCCAGAAACGGTTAAGGTtagtttttcaaaaataaattttattatatagcaCTATGAGTAGGTCAGTGCTGAAAGGATATCAATAACGTACCTTTAAAAAGAGATACTCTAAGAATTGTTCTGTaggtattttcttattttatcacAGAGTTATTGGATTGAAGATTTAGTACCACTATATAGGAGAGCCTCAGATGAAGAATTTGATTTGGTTGGGGGTAATTGGAAATATGGATCTTTCTTCACAACTCTTCTCACTGAATGTAGACAGCATCTCCCATGGGCCCGCAAGAAGTAACAAACTCTTAAGTGATGTTGCTTTTTAAAAggcattaaattattaaacaaatttattcttACAGACTACAAGAAAATGGAACCAAACTCACAGTTAGgaaattaaattctttaaaagAACTTGCCACAGATTGGgatttgatttttaattgtacAGGTCTTGGTGCCAGATCTCTGTGTAATGATAGATGCATGGTTTCTATGAGAGGTCAAGTACTCAAAGTACGTTTCTTGCAATAGAGAATTTGTTTGACATTATATGCAATTTGATTTGAAAATCTTAAACTAAAAACATAGGTAAAAGCACCATGGATGAAAACATTCTTCTATGGGGAAGTAGACACGTATATTATACCTGGCTTTAACAGTATTGTTACACTTGGTGGTTCAAGAAACTTCGATtctgaaaatatgaaagtttgtcCTTACGAGTCTGCAGCAATTCGAGAAAGATGCCAGACCCTTGTCCCAGCTCTTAAGAAAGCGGAGATCGTAAGGGAAGAAGTTGGCTTGCGACCACACAGAACAAATAACGTCAGAGTAGAAGCTGAATGGATTACAAATGGAGTTTCTAAAGCCATTGTtagttttaaacaaatttatttcgatAAATTCGTTAAGATTCCATCGTTGATGAAATATTTTGTGTTACAGTTAGTACACAATTATGGACATGGAGGATATGGAGTATGCACCGCTCCTGGGACTGTG
Above is a window of Megachile rotundata isolate GNS110a chromosome 1, iyMegRotu1, whole genome shotgun sequence DNA encoding:
- the Daao1 gene encoding D-amino acid oxidase 1, which codes for MKVAIVGGGIIGLTTALQLQDELRNAEVTVFASDFDNNVSHVAAGLFRIGSSYSGPTEKITKEWIRNSYEYYDDIRKSHEASLAGVTAISGYMFANSSPETVKSYWIEDLVPLYRRASDEEFDLVGGNWKYGSFFTTLLTECRQHLPWARKKLQENGTKLTVRKLNSLKELATDWDLIFNCTGLGARSLCNDRCMVSMRGQVLKVKAPWMKTFFYGEVDTYIIPGFNSIVTLGGSRNFDSENMKVCPYESAAIRERCQTLVPALKKAEIVREEVGLRPHRTNNVRVEAEWITNGVSKAILVHNYGHGGYGVCTAPGTVKYAIHLAKEMHKFSVAKL